One stretch of Deltaproteobacteria bacterium DNA includes these proteins:
- a CDS encoding TonB-dependent receptor: MIRFSVIITFLSIILTPIYSYASSSNNKFARPLMRTEEEMLLFFEEEEVLVSATLQPQKLSEAPAIASVIKEGEIRNMGARDIMDILNKIPGIHITKGYYGKEEIEIRGIKTVISEKVKLLIDGHSVNNNLSGGPTWAFDSLTVDNIKRIEIIRGPGSALYGSNAFSAVINVITKDGKDMDGVLISGGGGSFNTRNANLQAGKDFDNYNIAFYADYFKTDGAKLTIESDDLGTAGDAPGKTKDFEEKIDTGLKLSYKDFSLNSKYLTRRKGVYLGILYALNDESKTYVDQYFVELKHDKKFTKSKISSKLYYDEFHWETKWELQPESKVPPEGVIAIPSAKERTKGVESQFDYQIADSNILTLGILWEKREQYEVKYKANYHPVSKGLYPSGEVRDVTALGNWNQEKSREVWATYLQDVWSIRENVDITLGVRNDHYSDFGETTNPRAAMVWKFSGKWIAKLLYGTAFRAPSFEELYNKNNDAVIGNQDLDPEKMTTYEVSIGNASTHLTYFNNIFKDKVELKPYAPGSRYENGGGAKIWGIEFDGKINFSKNSFAYLNYTHQNSEDDDTGARLPDITANKANIGINTGLGHYLNLNTNIHIHGERPRASGDPRSSSSAYELVDLTLIAENFIEDLSLRASIHNLLDRDYKDPAPLKVYNDFPREGVSYTFDVQYKF; this comes from the coding sequence ATGATCAGGTTCTCCGTAATAATCACATTTTTATCAATAATCCTTACCCCCATTTACTCCTACGCATCTTCATCAAACAATAAATTTGCCAGGCCACTCATGAGAACAGAGGAAGAAATGCTCCTCTTCTTCGAAGAGGAAGAAGTGCTTGTTTCCGCCACACTACAACCTCAGAAACTTTCAGAAGCGCCAGCCATTGCGTCAGTCATCAAAGAAGGTGAGATCCGTAATATGGGCGCCAGAGACATTATGGATATACTCAACAAAATACCCGGTATTCATATTACAAAAGGTTATTATGGAAAAGAGGAGATTGAGATCAGGGGAATCAAAACTGTAATTTCTGAAAAGGTTAAATTACTCATTGATGGACATTCCGTTAACAACAACCTGTCAGGAGGCCCTACATGGGCTTTTGACAGCCTTACAGTAGACAATATTAAAAGAATTGAAATTATTCGTGGACCAGGTTCAGCGCTATATGGAAGTAATGCTTTTTCTGCTGTTATTAATGTTATCACTAAAGACGGCAAAGATATGGATGGCGTACTTATCTCTGGTGGTGGTGGAAGCTTTAATACCAGGAATGCTAATCTTCAGGCAGGAAAAGATTTCGATAATTACAATATTGCTTTTTATGCCGACTATTTCAAAACAGATGGCGCTAAATTAACTATTGAAAGCGATGATTTAGGAACAGCTGGAGATGCGCCCGGTAAAACTAAAGACTTTGAGGAGAAGATTGATACAGGACTGAAGCTTTCTTATAAAGACTTTTCATTAAATTCTAAATATTTGACTCGAAGAAAGGGGGTATATCTTGGCATTCTCTATGCCCTAAACGATGAATCCAAAACTTATGTAGATCAATATTTCGTAGAGTTGAAGCATGATAAGAAATTTACGAAAAGCAAGATATCTTCAAAACTTTATTACGATGAATTTCATTGGGAAACCAAGTGGGAACTTCAACCTGAATCAAAAGTTCCACCAGAGGGGGTTATAGCAATACCTAGCGCTAAAGAAAGAACAAAAGGAGTAGAATCTCAGTTTGATTATCAGATAGCTGACAGCAACATTCTGACGTTAGGAATTCTATGGGAAAAAAGAGAACAATATGAAGTAAAGTATAAAGCTAATTATCACCCTGTATCCAAGGGTCTTTACCCTTCAGGCGAGGTAAGAGATGTAACAGCGCTTGGCAACTGGAACCAGGAAAAATCGAGGGAAGTTTGGGCAACATACTTGCAGGATGTTTGGAGTATCAGGGAAAACGTAGATATTACACTTGGTGTCAGAAATGATCATTATTCAGATTTCGGTGAGACAACAAATCCGAGAGCAGCCATGGTATGGAAATTTTCAGGAAAATGGATAGCAAAACTCCTATATGGAACAGCATTCAGAGCGCCTTCATTTGAAGAACTTTACAATAAAAACAATGATGCTGTCATTGGAAACCAAGATCTGGATCCAGAGAAAATGACTACCTATGAGGTAAGTATAGGCAATGCATCAACTCATTTAACTTACTTTAATAATATTTTTAAAGATAAAGTTGAACTAAAACCTTATGCCCCTGGTTCTAGATATGAAAACGGTGGGGGGGCAAAAATATGGGGGATAGAGTTTGATGGAAAAATAAATTTCTCAAAAAATAGTTTTGCTTACCTGAACTATACACACCAAAACAGCGAGGATGATGATACCGGGGCAAGGCTTCCTGATATTACGGCCAACAAAGCTAATATTGGAATAAATACTGGCTTAGGTCACTATTTAAATCTTAATACTAATATCCATATTCATGGTGAAAGGCCAAGGGCTTCCGGCGACCCAAGGTCGTCTTCATCAGCTTATGAGCTCGTTGATTTGACTCTTATTGCAGAAAATTTTATTGAGGATCTTTCTCTGAGAGCTTCTATTCATAATCTGTTGGATAGAGATTATAAAGATCCGGCTCCCCTGAAGGTTTACAACGATTTCCCGAGAGAAGGTGTCAGTTATACATTTGATGTGCAGTATAAATTTTGA
- the argC gene encoding N-acetyl-gamma-glutamyl-phosphate reductase — translation MIKAAVIGATGYTGLELVRILLTHPHVELTVLTSRSQVGTPYSELFPLFKGMTSLKVEEFDAKKIAGNAHVAFTALPHGYSMESVANLVEEGIKVVDLSADFRFSNLSVYKDWYAEHQFPNLAGEAVYGLPELNREKIRTGRLIGNPGCYPTSVILALAPFINENILDKKSIVVNSASGVSGAGRSASLGNIFCEANESYKAYKVGGHRHLPEIEEILGSLCGEDIPITFTPHLLPMNRGILSTITASLTKDASTGELIHFVAEHYRNEPFVRVCSEGKYPDTAMVRGSNYCDIGLKVDERTGRLIIVSAIDNLVKGASGQAIQNMNIICGLNEDEGLKGAPLSL, via the coding sequence ATGATTAAGGCAGCTGTAATCGGTGCAACAGGTTATACCGGGCTCGAATTGGTGCGGATTCTACTGACCCATCCTCATGTTGAGTTGACTGTACTTACCTCCAGAAGTCAGGTGGGGACTCCTTATTCGGAACTTTTCCCTCTTTTTAAGGGAATGACTTCTCTTAAAGTGGAGGAATTTGACGCCAAAAAGATAGCAGGCAATGCTCATGTTGCCTTTACGGCCCTTCCCCATGGTTATTCCATGGAATCCGTTGCCAACCTTGTTGAAGAAGGGATTAAGGTTGTTGATCTTAGTGCTGATTTTCGCTTTTCCAATTTAAGTGTATACAAGGATTGGTACGCAGAGCATCAGTTCCCAAACCTTGCCGGGGAGGCCGTATACGGTCTTCCGGAGCTTAACAGGGAAAAGATCAGAACTGGCCGGCTCATAGGGAATCCCGGCTGTTATCCGACAAGCGTTATCCTGGCCCTTGCTCCGTTTATTAATGAAAATATCCTCGATAAAAAGAGCATTGTCGTCAATTCTGCATCCGGTGTAAGCGGAGCAGGGAGAAGCGCATCACTGGGGAATATATTTTGTGAGGCTAACGAAAGCTACAAGGCCTACAAGGTGGGGGGGCATCGTCACTTGCCCGAGATTGAAGAAATACTTGGCTCGCTTTGCGGTGAAGACATTCCTATTACCTTTACGCCTCACCTTCTTCCCATGAACCGGGGTATATTGAGCACCATCACTGCCTCTTTGACAAAGGATGCTTCAACTGGAGAGCTTATTCATTTTGTTGCGGAACATTATCGTAATGAACCTTTTGTGCGGGTCTGCTCCGAGGGAAAGTACCCCGATACGGCTATGGTCAGGGGGAGCAATTATTGTGATATAGGTCTTAAGGTGGATGAGCGAACAGGGCGCTTGATTATCGTCTCGGCAATTGATAATCTTGTCAAAGGCGCGTCGGGACAGGCAATCCAGAATATGAACATTATTTGTGGTTTAAATGAGGATGAAGGGCTTAAAGGGGCGCCTTTATCTCTTTAA
- the lptB gene encoding LPS export ABC transporter ATP-binding protein: MAKLEVRGLTKSYKKRRVVDGIDLEVTSGEVVGLLGPNGAGKTTTFYMMVGLVRPDGGVVNYEGEDISALPMYKRARKGIGYLPQEASIFRKLTVRDNIMAILETLNMTKEEMDERLANLLNDFRITHIADSYGFALSGGERRRVEISRALVTSPSFILLDEPFSGIDPIAVIDIQNIIIQLKNRGIGVVISDHNVRETLGVCDRAYIVNEGKVMESGSPDVIVNSEKARKIYLGEKFTL; the protein is encoded by the coding sequence ATGGCCAAACTTGAGGTTAGGGGTCTTACCAAGTCGTACAAAAAGAGAAGGGTCGTTGATGGTATTGACCTTGAAGTGACTTCAGGTGAAGTGGTAGGGCTTCTGGGGCCGAATGGCGCCGGCAAAACAACGACTTTCTATATGATGGTTGGGCTTGTCAGACCCGATGGTGGCGTGGTAAATTATGAAGGTGAAGATATTTCTGCGCTTCCCATGTACAAGCGGGCCAGAAAAGGGATAGGTTATCTTCCTCAGGAAGCATCCATCTTCCGGAAGCTGACTGTGAGGGATAATATTATGGCAATCCTGGAAACGCTCAATATGACGAAGGAAGAGATGGATGAACGTCTGGCTAACCTGCTTAATGATTTCAGGATTACCCATATTGCCGACAGCTACGGTTTTGCCCTGTCGGGAGGTGAAAGGCGAAGAGTTGAAATTTCTCGCGCCCTCGTAACTTCACCCTCTTTTATTTTGCTTGATGAGCCCTTTTCAGGAATAGACCCTATCGCCGTTATCGATATTCAAAATATCATTATTCAACTGAAAAACAGGGGCATAGGCGTTGTTATTTCTGATCACAATGTGCGAGAGACACTCGGTGTTTGTGACAGAGCTTATATTGTAAATGAAGGAAAGGTTATGGAAAGTGGTTCTCCCGATGTTATAGTGAATTCTGAAAAGGCGAGAAAAATATATCTTGGAGAAAAATTTACCCTTTAA
- the rplM gene encoding 50S ribosomal protein L13, whose protein sequence is MRTYVPKSGEIERKWRLVDADGKVVGRLATEIADILRGKNKPNFTPHLDTGDFVVVVNADKVRFTGKKMSDKVYYHHTGFPGGIKGITAEKALEKDPGKIIVEAVKGMLPKNKLRKVFMSKLKVYAGNDHPHAAQQPEAVNI, encoded by the coding sequence ATGAGAACGTATGTGCCTAAAAGTGGAGAAATTGAAAGAAAGTGGCGTCTTGTCGATGCCGATGGTAAGGTTGTCGGCCGCCTTGCTACAGAGATAGCAGACATCCTCAGAGGAAAGAATAAGCCCAACTTTACGCCTCACCTTGATACAGGTGACTTTGTCGTTGTGGTTAATGCTGATAAGGTAAGGTTTACCGGTAAAAAGATGTCGGACAAGGTTTATTATCACCACACGGGATTTCCTGGTGGTATTAAAGGGATTACGGCGGAAAAGGCCCTTGAGAAGGATCCGGGGAAGATTATTGTTGAGGCTGTCAAGGGAATGCTTCCCAAGAATAAGCTCCGTAAAGTGTTTATGAGCAAGCTCAAGGTTTATGCAGGTAATGATCATCCTCATGCTGCACAGCAGCCTGAGGCAGTGAATATATAA
- a CDS encoding HAD-IIIA family hydrolase: protein MGSHINEKLKKIKILLLDVDGVMTDGSITIDNKGVESKSFHVRDGHGIKLLQRAGVKVGIITGRDSKVVLHRAAELGIEIIYQGIKVKMEAFTRILENEKVSAQEVAYVGDDVVDLPVLREAGFSVAVADASHVILSHVDYVTKKCGGRGAVREVTDLILEGKGLWSEVMGRYF, encoded by the coding sequence ATGGGCAGTCATATTAATGAAAAATTAAAAAAAATCAAAATCCTGCTGCTCGATGTGGATGGTGTCATGACTGATGGCAGTATTACTATTGATAACAAGGGTGTGGAGAGCAAGTCCTTCCACGTGAGGGACGGCCATGGGATAAAGCTCCTGCAGCGTGCCGGAGTTAAAGTCGGCATTATTACGGGCAGGGACTCGAAGGTTGTTCTTCACAGGGCGGCCGAACTGGGTATTGAAATCATATACCAGGGGATAAAGGTAAAAATGGAGGCTTTTACCCGTATCCTGGAAAATGAGAAAGTAAGCGCTCAGGAAGTGGCCTATGTGGGAGATGATGTGGTTGATCTTCCTGTCCTGAGAGAAGCAGGTTTTTCCGTTGCTGTAGCTGATGCCTCGCATGTTATTCTCTCTCATGTCGATTATGTAACGAAAAAGTGTGGGGGCAGGGGGGCCGTCAGAGAAGTGACTGATTTGATCCTTGAGGGAAAAGGCCTCTGGAGTGAGGTCATGGGAAGGTACTTTTAA
- the lptC gene encoding LPS export ABC transporter periplasmic protein LptC, giving the protein MKRLKLAFALLILIVMSVMGYLLYRNIDLIVKDESPVEFAKEGADYSLTAPQFIEMDGDRIVLEVKAREASYFKEDDSAHLVKPRIEYLGRDNKKFVIVGNRGKVFTERNIVLLDGDVRLSTSDGYLLETPSVEYRGNEKIAYTDKKVRIRGGGFDIKGAGFEADMENEKFRINKNVEALFDESIKEQAPD; this is encoded by the coding sequence ATGAAAAGGCTAAAGCTGGCCTTTGCGCTCCTGATTCTTATCGTCATGTCTGTCATGGGTTATCTGCTTTACAGAAATATTGATCTCATCGTTAAGGATGAATCTCCTGTAGAGTTTGCTAAAGAGGGGGCCGATTATTCACTTACAGCGCCGCAATTTATTGAAATGGATGGGGACCGCATAGTTCTTGAAGTAAAAGCCAGGGAGGCTTCTTACTTTAAGGAGGATGATTCAGCCCATCTTGTTAAGCCGAGAATTGAATACCTTGGCCGGGACAATAAAAAGTTTGTCATTGTCGGGAATCGCGGCAAGGTATTTACGGAAAGAAATATCGTCTTGCTTGACGGGGATGTAAGGCTTTCCACCAGTGACGGTTATTTGCTGGAAACACCATCAGTAGAATATCGGGGTAATGAAAAAATCGCTTATACGGATAAGAAGGTCAGGATTAGGGGGGGCGGCTTCGATATAAAGGGAGCCGGATTTGAGGCCGATATGGAGAATGAAAAATTTCGGATTAATAAAAATGTTGAAGCGCTTTTTGATGAGTCTATTAAGGAACAGGCTCCTGACTAG
- the rpsI gene encoding 30S ribosomal protein S9, which translates to MAESVFRTTGKRKSSVARVIMKSGKGKITVNKRPLEEYFGTEILRMIVKQPLDLTNKAESFDMSVNVCGGGVSGQAGAIKHGITKALIEHDPELRAALKKAGYITRDSRIKERKKYGRKKARKSFQFSKR; encoded by the coding sequence ATGGCTGAGTCTGTATTTAGAACAACAGGAAAGAGAAAGTCTTCCGTTGCAAGAGTAATAATGAAAAGCGGCAAAGGGAAAATTACGGTTAACAAAAGACCCCTTGAAGAGTACTTTGGTACGGAAATTTTAAGGATGATAGTAAAACAGCCCCTTGACCTTACTAATAAAGCTGAAAGTTTTGATATGTCTGTTAATGTCTGTGGCGGTGGTGTTTCCGGTCAGGCAGGCGCCATCAAGCATGGTATTACCAAGGCGCTTATCGAGCATGATCCCGAACTGAGGGCTGCTCTTAAGAAGGCAGGCTATATTACAAGAGATTCAAGAATAAAGGAAAGAAAGAAATACGGCCGCAAAAAGGCAAGAAAGAGCTTCCAGTTCTCCAAGAGATAA
- a CDS encoding KpsF/GutQ family sugar-phosphate isomerase has product MSIIEEARRVLRVEADAVLSLMDSIGGDFEKAVEMIFACKGKVVITGMGKSGLICQKIASTMASTGTPAFFLHPAEGVHGDLGMLARGDVVMAVSNSGETEEVIRILPVIRRLGLNLISVAGKIDSTLAKRGDAFLHVAVKEEACPLGLAPTASTTATLALGDALAVALMYRRGFKEEDFAFYHPAGSLGKSLLMKVSDLMHTDDRIPVVYENSSVKDAIYEMSSKGFGVTAVLSENGEFVGVISDGDLRRALEKDGNIINAVASDIMTKNPKKISPHALAAKALGFMEERKITSLFVDSGEGGRPVGIVHLHDLLQSGVV; this is encoded by the coding sequence ATGTCCATAATTGAAGAAGCCAGAAGGGTGCTCAGGGTTGAAGCGGATGCCGTATTGTCCCTGATGGATAGCATCGGGGGGGATTTTGAAAAGGCAGTGGAGATGATCTTTGCCTGTAAAGGGAAGGTTGTTATCACCGGTATGGGTAAGTCGGGGCTGATCTGTCAGAAGATAGCGTCGACCATGGCCAGTACAGGAACACCTGCCTTTTTTCTCCATCCTGCCGAAGGTGTTCACGGGGACCTGGGAATGCTTGCCAGGGGTGATGTTGTTATGGCTGTTTCCAACAGCGGGGAGACGGAAGAGGTCATCAGGATTCTTCCCGTTATCAGGCGATTGGGACTTAACCTGATTAGCGTTGCCGGCAAGATCGATTCAACGCTTGCCAAAAGGGGCGATGCCTTTCTCCATGTAGCCGTCAAGGAGGAGGCCTGTCCTTTAGGGCTTGCACCAACAGCAAGTACGACGGCAACCCTTGCCCTTGGTGATGCCCTTGCTGTGGCGCTAATGTACAGGAGAGGTTTCAAGGAAGAGGATTTTGCCTTTTATCATCCTGCCGGTTCTTTGGGAAAGAGCCTTCTTATGAAGGTCTCTGATCTCATGCATACCGATGACAGGATTCCCGTTGTTTATGAGAACAGTTCCGTAAAGGACGCTATCTATGAAATGTCATCCAAGGGATTCGGGGTGACGGCCGTATTGTCGGAAAATGGAGAGTTTGTCGGTGTTATTTCTGATGGTGATTTAAGGCGCGCTCTTGAAAAAGACGGCAATATTATCAATGCCGTCGCCTCTGATATTATGACGAAGAATCCCAAAAAAATATCACCTCATGCGTTGGCAGCCAAGGCGCTTGGCTTTATGGAGGAACGAAAGATCACCTCGCTCTTTGTTGACTCCGGCGAGGGGGGAAGGCCCGTCGGTATTGTTCATCTGCACGATTTATTACAGTCGGGAGTTGTTTAG
- the kdsB gene encoding 3-deoxy-manno-octulosonate cytidylyltransferase, which yields MKVTAILPARYASTRFEGKPLADILGKPMIQHVYERVKMAKNVENVLVATDDQRIFDAVAAFGGEVLMTSSHHPTGTDRLAEVAAGIDSDFIVNVQGDEPLIQPEMIDEAIAPMIDDPSLVMGTLKCLIKEPETLKESDIVKVVVDKDDFALYFSRFPIPFVRDESGEGRAVNYFRHIGLYVYKRQFLLDFAAMKPSPLENAEKLEQLRALENGFKIKVVTTDHESIGVDRPEDLEKVKEIMKEMT from the coding sequence TTGAAAGTTACGGCAATATTACCGGCAAGGTATGCATCTACCCGCTTTGAGGGAAAACCTCTGGCAGATATCCTGGGCAAACCGATGATCCAGCATGTTTATGAGCGGGTTAAAATGGCGAAAAATGTTGAAAATGTCCTTGTTGCTACCGATGATCAAAGGATCTTTGATGCGGTGGCTGCCTTTGGCGGTGAAGTGCTAATGACTTCATCCCATCACCCGACGGGGACGGACAGGCTGGCTGAGGTTGCCGCTGGAATCGATTCCGATTTTATTGTCAATGTCCAGGGAGATGAACCTCTCATTCAGCCCGAAATGATAGATGAAGCGATTGCGCCCATGATTGACGATCCTTCCCTCGTCATGGGGACATTAAAGTGCCTTATTAAAGAGCCTGAAACGCTTAAAGAGAGCGATATTGTCAAGGTTGTTGTTGATAAAGATGACTTTGCCCTTTATTTTTCAAGGTTTCCCATTCCCTTTGTTCGTGATGAAAGCGGGGAGGGGAGGGCAGTCAATTATTTCAGGCATATTGGATTATACGTTTATAAAAGGCAGTTTCTTCTCGACTTTGCGGCCATGAAACCTTCTCCCCTGGAGAATGCCGAGAAGCTGGAGCAGTTAAGAGCGCTTGAAAATGGATTTAAGATCAAGGTTGTTACCACGGATCATGAATCAATTGGTGTGGATAGGCCTGAAGATCTGGAAAAAGTGAAAGAAATCATGAAGGAGATGACTTAA
- the rpoN gene encoding RNA polymerase factor sigma-54, translated as MFMDLRQTLKLTQQLVMTPQLQQAIKLLQMSRLEMIETINEEMEINPALEETMEQEESAEPRDKDAELKEKVMDDITEDVSSMNASEKEIDWEQYLESYSSTEYTSTSYEREEAPSYENILKSRDTLADHLRWQMRVSHLNDRERSIADFIIGNIADDGYLKATVEEIVESTGAGVEEIESVLAVVQEFDPVGVAARDLNECLLKQAKYLGLEDSLVGDIIRYHLPDIEKRKLSLIAKEQKVSMDEVVAAVKVISEMEPRPGRDFSDETVQYITPDLYVYKMDGEYVIVQNDEGLPRLRISNYYRSILEKGVKKGDAKEYVQEKIRSALWLIKSIHQRQRTIYKVMESILKFQRDFFDRGVEHLKPLVLKDVAEDIGMHESTISRVTNNKYVHTSHGIFELKFFFNSGIGRQGEGDIASESVKEKIRHIVSGENPRKPLSDQAIVDLLKEAGINIARRTVTKYREMMGIASSSKRKKLF; from the coding sequence ATTTTTATGGACCTTAGACAAACATTAAAACTGACCCAGCAGCTCGTTATGACCCCTCAACTGCAGCAGGCAATCAAGCTGCTGCAGATGTCGAGGCTGGAAATGATCGAGACCATCAATGAAGAGATGGAGATTAATCCGGCCCTTGAAGAGACAATGGAGCAGGAGGAGTCGGCTGAACCCCGTGATAAGGATGCCGAACTAAAGGAAAAGGTGATGGATGATATCACGGAAGATGTGTCGTCCATGAATGCCTCGGAGAAAGAGATCGATTGGGAACAGTACCTTGAAAGCTACAGCAGCACCGAATATACGTCAACGAGCTATGAAAGAGAAGAAGCGCCCTCTTATGAAAACATTCTTAAAAGCAGGGATACCCTTGCCGATCATTTGAGATGGCAGATGAGGGTTTCCCATCTCAATGACAGGGAGAGGTCCATTGCTGATTTCATAATCGGCAACATAGCTGATGATGGTTATCTGAAGGCAACAGTAGAAGAGATTGTTGAATCAACGGGAGCAGGAGTTGAAGAGATTGAGTCTGTTCTTGCTGTTGTTCAGGAGTTTGATCCCGTTGGTGTGGCTGCGAGAGACCTCAATGAGTGCCTTCTCAAACAGGCTAAGTACCTTGGACTGGAAGATTCCCTTGTGGGAGATATTATAAGGTATCATCTGCCTGACATTGAAAAGAGAAAGCTTTCACTCATTGCCAAGGAACAGAAGGTCAGTATGGATGAGGTTGTGGCTGCAGTGAAAGTTATCTCCGAAATGGAGCCCAGGCCGGGAAGGGACTTTTCTGATGAAACAGTTCAGTATATAACTCCGGATCTCTACGTATATAAAATGGATGGTGAATATGTCATTGTCCAGAATGATGAAGGTCTGCCCCGGCTAAGGATAAGCAATTATTACAGGAGTATCCTGGAAAAGGGAGTCAAAAAGGGTGATGCCAAGGAGTATGTGCAGGAGAAAATCAGATCCGCTCTATGGCTTATCAAAAGTATTCATCAGCGTCAACGCACTATCTATAAAGTCATGGAGAGCATTCTCAAGTTTCAGAGAGATTTCTTCGACAGGGGCGTGGAGCATTTAAAGCCCCTCGTTCTCAAGGATGTTGCCGAAGATATCGGTATGCATGAATCGACCATCAGCAGAGTTACCAATAATAAATACGTTCACACCTCTCATGGTATTTTTGAACTTAAGTTCTTTTTTAACAGCGGTATCGGCCGTCAGGGTGAAGGTGATATTGCCTCTGAAAGTGTTAAGGAAAAGATCAGGCATATTGTCTCCGGAGAGAACCCCAGGAAGCCGCTAAGTGATCAGGCCATTGTTGATCTCCTTAAAGAGGCCGGAATCAATATTGCGAGAAGGACTGTTACCAAGTACAGGGAGATGATGGGTATTGCTTCCTCGTCGAAGAGAAAAAAGCTATTTTAA
- a CDS encoding LptA/OstA family protein: MSLLRNRLLTRPGWLVLIVFVLLCGGIADVFAEEQAGAARSPIKITSDQLEADKKSGLVKFMGNVVAVHEDATIMSKTLTVYYDSNNNMKKIDAVGDVRINQQDRVGTCKKATFFPGEKKIIMSGDPRLWREDGIISGSLITIYIDSDKMDVDDAVFNMRPQNSKNETPPAGNGKEN, from the coding sequence ATGAGTCTATTAAGGAACAGGCTCCTGACTAGACCCGGTTGGCTGGTCCTGATAGTTTTTGTTCTTTTATGTGGTGGAATTGCTGATGTTTTTGCGGAAGAACAGGCAGGCGCTGCACGGAGTCCCATCAAAATAACGTCAGACCAGTTGGAGGCCGATAAGAAATCAGGCCTTGTAAAATTCATGGGAAATGTCGTCGCTGTTCATGAAGATGCGACTATTATGTCCAAGACGCTCACTGTGTATTATGACAGTAATAATAATATGAAGAAAATAGACGCAGTCGGTGATGTAAGGATTAATCAGCAGGACAGGGTGGGGACCTGTAAAAAGGCGACTTTCTTTCCTGGAGAGAAGAAGATTATCATGAGTGGGGACCCCCGCTTGTGGAGAGAGGATGGCATTATATCGGGGAGCCTCATTACCATCTACATTGACAGTGATAAAATGGATGTTGATGATGCCGTATTCAATATGCGTCCCCAAAATAGCAAGAATGAAACTCCTCCTGCCGGGAATGGAAAAGAAAACTGA